The Rhizobium rhododendri nucleotide sequence CGACGGTCGCCTGCAGGTCGCTACCTGGGCAGAAGCCTTTGCCGCGATCAAGTCGGCAGTCGCCTCCACGTCGGGCGACAAGATCGGCGCAATCGCCGGCGATCTCGCCTCGGTCGAGGAAATGTACGCCCTTTCCGAACTCATGAAGGCGCTCGGGTCTGAAAACCTCGACTGTCGCCAGGATGGGGCGGCATTCGATCCGTCGCTCGGTCGCGCAAGCTATGTCTTCAATCCGACCATCGAGGGCATCGAGGCGGCAGACGCGCTGCTCATCGTCGGCGCCAATCCGCGGTACGAGGCCGCTGTCCTAAACGCGCGTATCCGCAAGCGCTGGCGTCGTGGCAAGTTCCCGATCGGCGTGATCGGTGAAGGCGGCGAGATGCGTTACAAGTACGATTATCTCGGTGCAGGTCCGGATACGCTGCTGGATGTCGTCAACGGCGGCCACGCTTTTGCAGAGATCCTGAAGAATGCCGAACGCCCGATGATCATCGTCGGATCCGGCGCGTTCATCCGTGAAGATGCGGCTGACATCGTTGCCAACGTCGCTAAGCTTGCCGTCGGAGTTGGTGCAGTCACCGAGGGCTGGAACGGGCTTGCCGTTCTGCACACGGTTGCCTCCCGCGTCGGTGGCCTCGATCTCGGCTTTGTGCCGGGTGAGAAGGGCGTCAACGCGGCCGCCATGCTGACGGCGATGGATGTTCTGTTCCTGCTCGGCGCCGACGAGATGGATTTCTCCGGCAAGACCGCAAAGTTCACGGTCTACATCGGGTCGCATGGCGACCAGGGTGCCCACACCGCCGACGTCATCCTGCCCGGCGCGACCTATACCGAGAAGTCGGGTATCTGGGTCAATACCGAGGGCCGTGTCCAGATGGGCAACCGCGCCGGCTTCGCACCGGGCGATGCGCGCGAGGATTGGGCGATCCTCCGGGCTCTCTCCGACGTCCTCGGAAAGAAGCTGCCATTTGATTCGCTGAGCCAGCTGCGGTCGAAACTCTACGCTGCATTCCCGCATTTCGCTGAGATCGACGAGATCGCCGTGGCTGACAGTGCCAGAATTGTCGCTTTGTCGAAGAAAGCCGGGAAGATGGGCAAATCCGCGTTTGCGTCGCCGATCAAAGACTTCTATTTGACGAACCCGATAGCGCGCGCCTCCGCTGTTATGGCGGAGTGCTCGGCATTGGCCCGCAACAACTTCCAGGCTGCGGCAGAGTAAGGGTAGGGGACGATGGATTCATTCTTCATGGCCTACGTCTGGCCGACGATCATCATGGTTGGACAGTCGCTCCTGCTGCTCGTCTGCCTGCTGATCTTCATCGCCTTCATCCTGCTTGCCGACCGCAAGATCTGGGCCGCAGTGCAACTGCGTCGCGGCCCGAACGTCGTAGGTCCTTTCGGCCTCTTCCAGTCGTTTGCCGACCTTTTGAAGTTCATGTTCAAGGAGCCGCTAATCCCGGCGGGCGCCAACAAGGGCGTCTTCCTGCTGGCGCCTCTGGTTTCGGTGACGCTGGCGCTGATGACCTGGGCGGTCATTCCGTTGGCCAACGGCTGGGTCATCGCCAACATCAATGTCGGCATCCTCTACATCCTGGCGATCTCGTCTCTCGAGGTCTACGCCATCATCATGGCCGGCTGGGGATCGAACTCGAAATATCCGTTCCTCGGCGCGCTGCGTTCTGCGGCACAGATGGTCTCCTACGAAGTCTCGATCGGCCTCGTGATCGTTACCGTGCTGCTCTGCGTTGGCTCTCTCAATCTCTCCGACATCGTGCTGTCTCAGAAGATCGGCCTTGGCACCAAGATCGGCTTGCCCTCGTCCTTCCTCGACTGGCATTGGCTGTCGCTGTTCCCGATGTTCATCATCTTCTTCATCTCGGCGCTGGCCGAGACGAACCGTCCTCCCTTCGATCTTCCTGAAGCGGAGTCCGAGCTGGTGGCCGGCTACATGGTCGAGTACGGCTCGTCGATGTACATGATGTTCATGCTTGGCGAATATTGCGCCATCGTCATGATGTGCTCGCTGACGACGATCCTGTTCCTCGGCGGCTGGTTGCCTCCGTTGGATGTCTGGTTCCTGAACTGGGTTCCCGGCGTCATCTGGTTCCTGATCAAGTCGTGCCTGGTGTTCTTCATGTTCGCCATGGTCAAGGCCTTCGTTCCGCGCTACCGCTACGACCAGCTCATGCGCCTCGGCTGGAAGGTATTCCTGCCGCTGTCGCTCGCCATGGTCGTCATCGTCGCATTCGTCCTGAAGCTGACGGGATGGGCATGATCATGTCCGTCTCGCTTTCATGCAGATTTGGAGTTTAAAATGGCCGGATTATCCAACGCCATCGGCTCGCTGTTTCTGAAGGAATTCGCCGGCGCCTTCCTGCTGACGATGCGCTATTTCTTCAAGCAGAAAGCGACCATCAACTATCCCTTCGAAAAGGGACCGGTCAGCCCGCGCTTCCGGGGCGAGCATGCGTTGCGCCGCTATCCGAACGGCGAAGAGCGCTGCATCGCCTGCAAGCTGTGCGAAGCGATCTGTCCGGCGCAGGCGATCACCATCGAGGCTGGCCCGCGCCGCAACGACGGAACCCGCCGCACCGTCCGTTATGACATTGACATGGTGAAGTGCATTTATTGCGGCTTCTGCCAGGAAGCCTGCCCGGTCGACGCCATCGTCGAGGGGCCGAATTTCGAGTTTGCCACGGAAACCCGCGAAGAACTGTATTTCGACAAGCAGCGGCTTCTGGATAACGGCGATCGCTGGGAGCGCGAAATCGCTCGCAACATCGCAATCGACTCGCCCTATCGCTGAGCCGTTGCGCCTGAATATGCCATGACGGCCGGCGGCACTATTCGCCATCGCCATGGTTCAAGATAGACCGGGGCTTCGCGTCATTGTTGCGAAGCCGCATCGGGCCGGGGGTTTTCTCCCGATTGCCCGGGGGAAGATGAAAAAGGCACCAACATGGGTCTGCAGGCTCTATTTTTCTATCTGTTCGCCTTCATCGCGGTAGCGTCGGCGTTCATGGTCATTTCGGCGCGGAACCCGGTTCACTCGGTCCTGTTCCTCATCCTGACATTCTTCAACGCGGCCGGCCTGTTCTTGCTTCTGGGTGCCGAGTTCCTGGCGATGATCCTGCTGGTCGTTTATGTCGGCGCCGTGGCGGTGTTGTTCCTTTTCGTCGTCATGATGCTCGACGTCGACTTTGCCGAACTGCGCTCCGGGCTTTTGAGCTACGCGCCGATCGGGGCGATAATCGGGATCATCCTCGCCGCCGAACTGATCGTCGTGGTCGGCGGCAGCGTCATTTCGCCTGAGATCGCCAAGACCGTGGCGATGCCTATCCCCGATCTTGCCACCCGCACGAACACCGCAGCGCTCGGCGACGTGCTCTATACAAACTACGTCTTCTTCTTCGAGATCGCCGGCCTCGTGCTGCTGGTGTCGATGATCGGCGCCATCGTGCTGACGCTGCGGCATCGGGTGAACATCAAGCGCCAGGATATTTCCAAACAGGTTGCCCGTACGCCGGCGACTGCCGTCGAGGTAGTTTCCGTCAAGCCCGGGCAGGGCATCTGAGCTGAGACGCGGGGATAAAGGAACAACACTATGGTCATCGGTCTTTCCCACTACCTGACGGTCAGCGCCATCCTCTTCGTGCTCGGCGTCTTCGGCATCTTCCTGAACCGCAAGAACGTCATCATCATCCTGATGTCGATCGAGCTCATCCTCCTTGCGGTCAACATCAACATGGTTGCCTTCTCGTCCTTCCTGAACGACATCGTCGGCCAGGTCTTCGCGCTGTTCATCCTGACCGTCGCTGCTGCTGAAGCTGCCATCGGCCTTGCAATTCTGGTGGTCTTCTACCGAAACCGCGGCTCCATCGCCGTGGAAGACGTCAATGTGATGAAGGGCTGATCGCGCTATGTTGTTGTATAAGGCAATCGTCTTTCTTCCCCTGATCGGTGCCCTGATCGTCGGCTATTTTGGCCGGCAGATGGGCGCCAAGGCGTCGGAATACCTCACATCCGGCCTGATGATCATCGTCGCCGTGCTGTCGTGGATCGTCTTCTTCCAGGTTGCCCTCGGCACCCAGGAAACGCTCGTCGTAGACCTGTTCCGCTGGATGCAGTCCGGCCGCTTCGATGTCTCCTGGCAGCTGCGCATCGACACGCTGACCGCCGTCATGTTCGTCGTGGTCAACACGGTCTCGACACTCGTGCACATATACTCGATCGGCTATATGCACGACGATCCCAACCGTCCGCGTTTCTTCGCCTATCTGTCGCTGTTCACCTTCATGATGCTCATGCTGGTGACCGCCAACAACCTGCTGCAGCTGTTCTTCGGCTGGGAAGGCGTCGGCCTGGCATCCTACCTGCTGATCGGCTTCTGGTTCCAGAAGCCTTCGGCCAACGCCGCCGCTATCAAGGCCTTCGTCGTCAACCGCATCGGCGACTTCGGCTTCCTGCTCGGCATCGCCGGCGTCTTCGTGCTGTTCGGCTCGGTCAGCTTCGACGTGATCTTCTCCAACGCCCAGTCCTTTGCTGCAAATAGCCGCGCCGATCAGGTGGTGCTTAGCTTCCTCGGCATGCACCTCAACCACACCAACGCCCTGACCGCCGTCTGCCTGCTGCTGTTCATGGGTGCCATGGGCAAGTCAGCGCAGTTCCTGCTGCACACCTGGCTGCCGGATGCCATGGAAGGCCCGACACCGGTGTCGGCGCTGATCCATGCCGCGACCATGGTGACGGCCGGTGTGTTCCTTGTTGCCCGCATGTCGCCGCTGTTCGAACTGTCG carries:
- the nuoK gene encoding NADH-quinone oxidoreductase subunit NuoK, with protein sequence MVIGLSHYLTVSAILFVLGVFGIFLNRKNVIIILMSIELILLAVNINMVAFSSFLNDIVGQVFALFILTVAAAEAAIGLAILVVFYRNRGSIAVEDVNVMKG
- the nuoI gene encoding NADH-quinone oxidoreductase subunit NuoI, which produces MAGLSNAIGSLFLKEFAGAFLLTMRYFFKQKATINYPFEKGPVSPRFRGEHALRRYPNGEERCIACKLCEAICPAQAITIEAGPRRNDGTRRTVRYDIDMVKCIYCGFCQEACPVDAIVEGPNFEFATETREELYFDKQRLLDNGDRWEREIARNIAIDSPYR
- the nuoG gene encoding NADH-quinone oxidoreductase subunit NuoG; its protein translation is MAKLKIDGKEIEVPDHYTLIQACEEAGAEVPRFCFHERLSVAGNCRMCLIEVKGGPPKPQASCAMGVRDIRGGPNGELPEIFTNTPMVKKAREGVMEFLLINHPLDCPICDQGGECDLQDQAMAFGIDSSRYREDKRAVEDKYIGPLVKTVMNRCIHCTRCVRFTTEVGGISELGLIGRGEDAEITTYLEQAMTSELQGNVVDLCPVGALTSKPFAFTARPWELNKTESIDVMDALGSAIRVDTRGREVMRILPRTNDAINEEWISDKSRYIWDGLKTQRLDKPYVRRDGRLQVATWAEAFAAIKSAVASTSGDKIGAIAGDLASVEEMYALSELMKALGSENLDCRQDGAAFDPSLGRASYVFNPTIEGIEAADALLIVGANPRYEAAVLNARIRKRWRRGKFPIGVIGEGGEMRYKYDYLGAGPDTLLDVVNGGHAFAEILKNAERPMIIVGSGAFIREDAADIVANVAKLAVGVGAVTEGWNGLAVLHTVASRVGGLDLGFVPGEKGVNAAAMLTAMDVLFLLGADEMDFSGKTAKFTVYIGSHGDQGAHTADVILPGATYTEKSGIWVNTEGRVQMGNRAGFAPGDAREDWAILRALSDVLGKKLPFDSLSQLRSKLYAAFPHFAEIDEIAVADSARIVALSKKAGKMGKSAFASPIKDFYLTNPIARASAVMAECSALARNNFQAAAE
- the nuoH gene encoding NADH-quinone oxidoreductase subunit NuoH → MDSFFMAYVWPTIIMVGQSLLLLVCLLIFIAFILLADRKIWAAVQLRRGPNVVGPFGLFQSFADLLKFMFKEPLIPAGANKGVFLLAPLVSVTLALMTWAVIPLANGWVIANINVGILYILAISSLEVYAIIMAGWGSNSKYPFLGALRSAAQMVSYEVSIGLVIVTVLLCVGSLNLSDIVLSQKIGLGTKIGLPSSFLDWHWLSLFPMFIIFFISALAETNRPPFDLPEAESELVAGYMVEYGSSMYMMFMLGEYCAIVMMCSLTTILFLGGWLPPLDVWFLNWVPGVIWFLIKSCLVFFMFAMVKAFVPRYRYDQLMRLGWKVFLPLSLAMVVIVAFVLKLTGWA
- a CDS encoding NADH-quinone oxidoreductase subunit J is translated as MGLQALFFYLFAFIAVASAFMVISARNPVHSVLFLILTFFNAAGLFLLLGAEFLAMILLVVYVGAVAVLFLFVVMMLDVDFAELRSGLLSYAPIGAIIGIILAAELIVVVGGSVISPEIAKTVAMPIPDLATRTNTAALGDVLYTNYVFFFEIAGLVLLVSMIGAIVLTLRHRVNIKRQDISKQVARTPATAVEVVSVKPGQGI